The stretch of DNA CCGGCCCCGCCCGCAAGTACTACGAGCTGACCGACGCCGGACGCACCGAGCTCGCCGCACGCCAGGCTGAGTGGCGAACCTTCTCCACGGCGGTCGGCGGTCTCATCGAGGGTCGGATCGCCCAGGCGGAGGCCCCCTCGTGAGCCGATCCGAGGAAGCCGGCGGCCCGACGCCGAACGCGACAGCCGACTGGTACCGAGGCTTCCAGGCGGAGCTCGCCACTCGCGGCCTGCCGGCCTCCGAGGTCGTGCGCACCGTCGCCTCGACCCGCGCCGAGGCGGAGGCGGCCGGCCTACCACCCGGAGATCTGTACGGCCCGGCGGTCCTCTACGCCCGGGAAGTCGCCTCCGCCCTACGGGACTATCAGGCAACGGCGTCCGTCCCGGCCGGGCTCGCTACCGGCAACATCGACGACGTCGGTGCGGCCGGCCTCACCGACGTCGTCGATCGGGACGACCCAGTCGATACCGTCAGGCGGGAACCAGCCTCAGCCGCCACCCCGATCAGCACAGCTCAGTCCAAGGGGCCCGTCGTGCTGCACCTGACGAACATATCCGCGCGTCTCGGTCGCCGCACGGTTCTGTCGGGCATCAACCTCACCGTCCACCGGGGCGAGGTCGTCGCCGTCGTCGGAGCCAACGGCGCCGGCAAGTCGACCCTGCTTCAGGTCTGCGCGGGCCTGCTGTGCGCGAGCGGCGGGAGCATCGAGAGGACGCCGCACTTCGGCTACGCGCCCCAGCTCGACTCCCTGGCACCGCTGCTGACGGTCGATGAGCACCTTCGACTCTTCGGGGCGGCGCGCGGCATGCGGCGGGGCCGCTCCATCTCAACGGGTCACCGGCTCCTGACCCGCCTGGGCTGGACCGCCCGCGGGGACCAGACCGCCGGAACGCTCTCCGGAGGAACCCAGCAGAAGCTCAACGTCGCCCTCGCCCAGCTCGACGCGCCCGATCTGCTCCTGCTGGACGAGCCCTACCAGGGCTTGGACACCCTGGCCTACGAGGACCTGTGGGCCCTCATCTCCTCGTGGCGCGCCTCAGGCGCGGGCGTCCTGCTCGTCACCCACCTGCTGCGCGACGTCGACCTCGTCGACCGCGTCGTCGAGCTGCCGGCCCCTCGGGACAGCGCCCGCCGGACGCCCCCATGGACACCACACCTGCCTCAGCGGAAGGAGCCCGCATGAGCACCCCACCTCCTCACCCACCCGCTTCACTGGCCACGCCGTCCCACGACGAGGGCACCAGACTTGGGCCGACGGCGGCGACCACGGCCCTCGTCGCCCTCATCACCCTGCGCGAGCTCGCCCGACGGCGCGGTGCCCTCGCGCTGGCGACCCTCCTGCCGCTGACCTTCTACCTGGTCCGCCTGGAGGTGCACTGGACCGCCATCCGGCTCCTGTCGATCGGCCTGGGGTGGGCGACGGCGACGCTGGCACTGTTCACGCAGGTCTCGTCCCGGTCGGTGGACCGCCGTCTGACCGTGAGCGGGGCGCCGCCCGCTGCGCTGCTCCTGGGCAGATACCTCGCCGTTCTTGGCCTGGGGTGGACCATCGGGCTGCTCTACACCGGGCTCGTGCTGGCCACGATCGGCGACGAGCTGACCCGCCCGGGCGCGGTGCCGGTCATGCTGCTGCTGACGGCCACCGTCGCCACTCCCCTGGGCTCGCTGGCGGCCGCCCTGGTTCCACGGGACCTGGAGGGTGCGCTCCTGCTGCTGTCGGTCATGGCGGTCCAGGTCCTCGTCGACCCCTCTGAGGGCTGGACCCGCGTCCTGCCGCTGTGGTCGACCCGGGAGCTCGCCAGCGTCGTCGTGGAGAGCCTGGGGCCGGACGCCGGCGCCTATCTGCACCGGGGGCTGGCTCACGGGGCAGGAACGGCCCTCCTGCTGACGGCGGCGAGCTGGGCCGTGGGCGCGCTGCGCCTGCGCACGGTCAGCCTCCCGGCTCCCGACGGCGCCCGACCGGCCTACTCGTAGGCGGGCTCGGGGGTGACGTCGCGCGCCATGTTGGCGAAGCGCGACACATGCCCTTGGAAGGCCACCGGGATGGTGCGGGTCTGCCCGTTGCGGTGCTTGGCCACGATGATGTCGGCCTCGCCGGGGCGCTCCTCGTTGTTGTAGTACTCCGGGCGGTGCAGCAGGATGATGATGTCGGCATCCTGCTCCAGGGAGCCGGACTCGCGCAGGTCGCTCATCTGGGGCTTGTTGCCGGTGCGCTGCTCGGGACCGCGGTTGAGCTGGGCGACGGCGATGACCGGGATCTCCAGCTCCTTGGCCAGCAGCTTGAGGGACCGGGAGAACTCGGAGACCTCCTGCTGGCGCGACTCGACCCGCTTTCCCGAGCTCATGAGCTGGAGGTAGTCGATGACCATGAGCCCCAGGTTGTGCTGCTGCTTCATGCGCAGCGCCTTGGAGCGGATCTCCGGCATCGTGAGGTTGGGCGAGTCGTCGATGAACAGGGGCGCGTTGGAGACGGGGTTGTAGGCCACGGCGACGTCGGTCCAGTCCCGGTCCTCCATCTGGCGCGAGCCGCGCAGCTTGTTCATGTCCACGCTGGACTCGGCGGCCAGGATGCGCATCATGAGCTCCATGCGCCCCATCTCCAGGGAGAAGTAGCAGCTGGTGATGCCGTGGTGGATGGAGGCCGAGCGGCAGAAGTCGACGGCGAGCGTGGACTTACCCATGGCGGGGCGCGCGGCCACGATGATCATCTGGCCGGGGTGGAGCCCGCCGGTGAGCTCGTCGAGCTCGATGAAGTCGGTGGGCACACCGGTCAGCGCCCCGTTGTCGCGGTTCTGGGCGGCCTCAATCTCAAGGTTGGCTTCACCCAGGAGCTCGGAGACGGCGACGTAGTCCTCCTTCTCGCCGTCGTGGTGGGCCACCGAGTAGACCTCGGCCTCGGCCAGGGTGACGAGCTCGGCGATGTCCCCGGCGTCGGTGGAGTACCCGAGCTGGGTGATGCGGGTGCCGGCCTGGACCAGGCCGCGCATGAGCGCCTTGTCCTTGACGATGCGTGCGTAGTAGCCGGCGTTGGCTGCGGTGGGGACGGTGGCCATGAGGGAGGCCAGGTAGGGGGCGCCGCCGATGCGCTCGAGCTCGCCGCGCCGGGAGAGCTCGTCGGCCACGATGAGCGGGTCGGCGGGCTCGGAGCGGTTGTAGACCTCGACGATGGCGTCGAAGATCGACTCGTGGGCCGAGCGGTAGAACTCCGGGCCGCGCAGGACGTCGATGACGTCGGTGATGGCCTCCTTGCTCAGCAGCATGCCGCCCAGCGTGGCCATCTCGGCCTCGAGGTCCTGGGGCGGGAGGCGGTCGAAGGCGGAGCTGTCGGTGCGGACGCTTCCGCCGCCGGCGCCGTCTGAGCCGGCCTGTCCGCCCATGCCGTTGTCCATCCCGGCCACCTTCCGCACTGTCACGCCGGTTGGCACCGGCCCGTCCTACCGCTCCCGACGACGTCGTCCCCCGCCAGGAAGACGCTCGCCCGCATGAAGCGCGCGCGTGACCATAACGCCATCGGGGAGGCCTCGCAAACTCTCAAGTTCGCCGATGCTGGGGATATCCGCACCCCTCCTGTGGGAAGACCCCCGAAGCCTGGGGACAGAGGTGGATACGCTGTGGACACAGGTGTGTGCATGTGGTGCGACCGTTCCAACGGTAGACAACTTTTCGTTGATATAACAGCGATTCACGAGTTCAGACTTCCTATAGGTACTTCCCACGACATCACAATGTGATCTGTGGACAAGTGGGTAAACCTGTGGACAAACGTCACGTTCGACTTGAGGTCCACGCCGTTTGTGGTTCTCCTACAGGGTGGTCCGCGCCAGTTATCCCCAGACCCCGTCATCTCAGTCAGACACCGGCCCCATCAGGCATATCTTCAGCAACTATTCAGCCTTCCAGTACTTTCCTTGAGGAGGAATAGTTGTGCGATCCTCCAGGACAATCAGGGGGCTCAGTCGGTTCGGTCGCGTCCACGACCCGTCCCTTTGTCCTCATCCTCATCCTCAACCTGATCCTCAACCTGGCCGTGAGGACGGCCTCAGCACAGGCGTATTCGGTGCTCGATCCCGGCTGTCACGTGCACCGACGCGTGACGGCGGCAGGCGCCACCGAGCAGGCCCCGTGCGGCCTCCACCCCCACGTGCTCGAGCTGCGCCGGAGCCCTGCCGATGCTCTTATGCGGCCCGCCCTGGTCCACAATGGAGGCCGTGCCCGAAGCCAGCAGCCCCGCCTCCCCCGGTCTCAACCGCCAGGTCCTGTCCCTGGCCCTGCCCGCCCTGGGGGCGCTGATCGCCGAACCGCTCTTCGTGCTGGCGGACTCGTCGATGGTTGGCCACCTCGGTGCGGTGAGCCTGGCCGGTCTGTCCCTGGCCTCGACGATCCTGACGACGACGGTGGGCCTGTTCGTCTTCCTGGCCTACGCCACCACGGCCACGACGGCGCGTCTGTTCGGGGCGGGACGGCGCGGGGAGGGGCTGTGCGCCGGCGTCGACGGGATATGGCTGGCGCTCCTGCTGGGTCTGGGGGCGGGGGCCCTCCTGGGGCTGACCGCCCCCTGGCTGACTGAGGCGATGGGCGCCCACGGCCCCGTGGCGCAGGCCGCTGTCGCCTACCTGCGCGCCTCATGCCCGGGGCTGCCGGGCATGTTCGTGGTCCTGGCTGCCACCGGCGTGCTGCGTGGCCTTCTGGACACGCGCACGCCCTTCGTCGTGGCCACCGCCGGGGCGGTCCTCAACGTCGTCGTCAACGCGATCCTGCTGTACGGGGTCGGGATGGGGATTGCGGGCTCCGGCACCGGCACCGCGATCGCGCAGACGGCCATGGCGCTGGCGCTGGCCCTCCCGATCATCCGGGAGGCCCGGGCTGCCGGCGTGAGCCTGCTCCCCCACCGCGCGGGCCTGCGAGCGTCCCTGGGCAGTGGCACGCCGCTGCTCATCCGCTCACTGAGTCTGCGCGTGGCGATCCTGGCGACCGTGTGGGCGGCGACGGCGCTCGGAGAGGTACCCCTGGCCGCCCACCAGGTGGTCAACGCCCTGTGGACCTTTGCGGCCTTCGCCCTGGACGCGCTGGCCGTGGCGGCGCAGGCGCTCATCGGCACCGCCCTGGGGCAGGCGCAGAGAGCCGGTGCCGCTGCCACCAACGCTGAGGCCGGCCTCACGGCCGACACTGCGGCCGACAGCGACACTGATACTCGGACCGCCTCAGCCACGGCGGGCTGGTCCATTGAGGAGCTCCTGCGGCGGATGCTGGTCTGGGGCGCCGGAACCGGCGTGCTCATCGGGATGCTCATGGCAGCGGGCGCTGCCTGGCTGCCGCGCGCCTTCACCTCGGACGCGGGCGTCATCGCGGCCGCAACGCCCACCCTCCTGGTGGCGGCGAGCGCACTGCCGCTGGCCGGGGTCGTCTACCTGCTCGACGGCGTTCTCATGGGTGCCGGCGACGGCCGATACCTGGCGTGGGCGGGTCTGATGACACTGGTGCCCTATGTCCCCCTGGCGCTCCTGGTCGGCAGCGACGCGCTTCCGGCGAGTTCAGGCTCGACGTCGGGGCTCGTCCAGCTGTGGATCGCCTTCGCGTGGGTCTTCATGGCCGCCCGCGGCGCCACCACCTACCTGCGCGCCCGCGGTACCGCCTGGCGCCACTGATGTTCCACCGAGACCGACAGATTTCGCGTACCCCTACGGTTTTTCTGTAGGGGTACGCGAGAAATGCCCGGCTCGACGGGAGCGGCTACGAACACGACGTCGTCGGGCCGGGTACCTCCCGAAAGGAGGCCCGGCCCGACGACGGCAGGATGCCCGGCGCTCAGCGAGCGGGGACGACGTTGACCTCGAGAGGGGCCACGACGTCGGCGTGCAGGCGCACGGAGGCGCTGTGGCGGCCGGTCGACTTGATCGGCGGCACGACCTGGATCTTGCGGCGGTCGACGGCGGGGCCGCCGGCGGCCTTGACGGCGTCGGCCAGGGTCGCGGTGGTCACGGCGCCGAAGAGGCGGCCGTTGTCACCGGCGGTGGCGGAGACGGTGACGACGTTCTCCTGCAGCCAGGCCCGCGCGGTCTGGGCGTGCTCGAGGGACTCGATGGAGCGCTTGCGGCGCGCCTCGGTCATCTGGTCGATCTGGCGCTGGGCGCCCTTGGTCCACGGGGTGGCGAGCTTGCGGGGCAGGAGGTAGTTACGGGCGTAGCCGTCCTTGACCTCCACGACCTCGCCGGCGGAGCCGAGGTGGGAGACGTCGTGCGTGAGGATGAGCTTGGTGGTCATTGCGCGTGCCTCCGATCAGCGAGCCGAGCTCGAGTAGGGCAGCAGAGCCATCTCGCGGGCGTTCTTCACGGCCTTGGCGATCTTGCGCTGCTCCTGGACGGAGACGCCGGTGACGCGACGGGCGCGGATCTTGCCGCGGTCGGAGATGAACTTCCGCAGCGTGGCGGTGTCCTTGTAGTCGATGGTGCCGACCTTGATGGCCTTGACGGGGCTGACCTTCTTCTTCGGCTTGCGAAGTTGGGGCTTCGCCATGGTGGTACTCCTTGGTCTGAGCGCCTGGGCGCTCTACGAGATGAAAAGTGTGTGGTGAAGGGAACGGGTCGACGTCGTGGCGACCTTTAGAACGGGGGCTCGTCACCGAAGGAGGTGGAGCCGCCCGTGGCCCACGGGTCGTCCGCGGCGCCGCCGGCGGGGGCGTTGTACCCGGACTGGCCCTGGCCGATGCCGCCACCGCCGTTGTAGCCGCCCTGCTGGGGGCCGCCCTGGTTGTATCCGCCCTGACCCTGACCGCCGAAGCCTCCGCCCTGGGGGCCGGCCTGGCCGCCCCCGAAGCCGCCCTGGCCGCCGCCTCGCGGCTGGCGGGTGACCTGGGCCTTGGCGTAGCGCAGGGAGGGGCCGATCTCATCGACCTGCATCTCCACCACCGTGCGGTTCTCACCCTCACGGGTGGTGAAGGAGCGCTGGACCAGGCGGCCCTGGACGATGACGCGCGTGCCCTTGGTCAGCGACTCGGCCACGTTCTCCGCGGCGTCGCGCCAGATCGAGCAGCGCATGAACAGGGTCTCCCCGTCCTTCCACTCGCCGGCCTGGCGGTCGAAGGTTCGCGGCGTGGAGGCGACGGTGAAGGAGGCCACCGCTGCCCCGGAGGGCGTGAAGCGCATCTCGGGGTCCGCGGTGAGGTTCCCGACGATGGTGATGATGGTGTCTCCGGCCATGGCGTTGTCTCCGTTCCCGGTAGAGGCTCAGGCCTCGGGACGCAGCAGCTTGGTGCGCAGAACGGTCTCGTTGAGGCCGAGCTGGCGGTCGAGCTCCTGGGCGATCTCGGGCGTGGTGGTCATGTCCACGACGGCGTAGAAGCCCTCGGACTTCTTCTTGATGTCGTAGGCCAGCCGGCGCTTGCCCCAGATGTCGACCTTGTCCACGGTGCCCCCGTTGCTGGGGACGACCTGCAGCAGCTTCTCGAGCGTCGCGTTGGCGGTGCGCTCGTCCGTCTCGGGGTCGAGGATGATCATGATCTCGTAGTGACGCATGCTTGGTACCCACCTCCTCTGGTCTGTGGCGGTCACGGTCCTTCCGTGACAGGAGGGTGATGCGTGCGGCGCACCATCCGGCGGAAACAGGCTTCACTCCGCCTTCCGCCCGACGACGCAGCCAGATCGCCACATTACCGGACAACCCGTCGGCCCTGGAAGTCGAGACGGTGGGCCGACGACGTGCCATGCAACACGTCGCCGGCCCACCGTCAGGTTCGCGTTCGCGCCGGGAGGCGGGCGTCGGCTGTACCGGATCCTGGCTTAGCCGACACCGCCCTGGGGCTTGACCGCACCCGGTTGCTGCGCGCCACCGCCTTGTCCCTGGCCGCCCTGGCCGCCCTGACCGCCTTGGCCACCTTGGCCGCCCTGACCGCCCTGACCGCCTGGGCGACCAGGATCATTACCTCGGTCCCCGCCGCCTTCACCGCCGCCTGGGCCACCACCAGGTCCTCCGGTTGAGCCGCCTTCACCGCCGCCGATATTGCCTCCGTTCGACGGCTCCGCCGTCGGCTCACCGCCGGGCGACGGCGTGCTTTCGGGCTGCGTCGCCTCGGGTGTGGGCTCGGCGGTGGGGGTCTGAGTCTCCTCGGGCTGGCTGGTGGGGGTCGCGGTGGACTCGTCCTCCGGCTCGGCGGTGGGCTTCGCGGTGTTGCCGCCGCGCGTGGCGGGGATGTCCGCCGGCTCCGGGAACTCCTCGACCTTGAGCCCCTCGTGGGCGACCTTCATGTAGTCGATGAAAATGTCCGCCGGGTAGGTCGAGCCGGTGATCTCCTCGTACTCGCCCCAGGGCGTGATCGACTCCTCCGAGCCGTCGTCACCGGTCTGGTAGAGGGTCACGGCGGTCACCACCTGGGGGGTGAAGCCCACGAACTGGGCGGACTTGTTGTCCGACGACGATCCGGTCTTCGCGGCGACCGGACGGTCCATCTGGGCGGCCACCTTGTCCGCGCTGCCGTTCGCACCGGAGACGACCTGCTGGAGGGCGTAGGTCGTGTCCGCCATGACGTCCTCCTCGAACTCCCGCTTGCCGGCGGTCGGCGCCGTGTAGTGGTCCGAGCCGTCGGGGTTCTTCACGCTGGCCACCATATGGGGATCGCGCTTGACACCCTGCGCGGCGAAGGTCGAGTAGGCCGAGGCGATGTCGATCGTGTGCGGCGAGGCCGATCCCAGGACGTTCTGTATGAGCTCCCGCTCCACATCGGACTCCAGCCCGGCGGTGTTCTTGGGGTAGCCGGCACGGTTGGCCACTTCGGCCGTCGCCTGCGAGTCGACCTGGTTGGACAGGTCCCGGTTGAGCTGGAGGTAGGGCGTGTTGAGCGAGCGCTCCGTGGCCTCGGCCAGGTCCGCCGACTTCAAGGAGACGTTCTTGAAGTTCTGGAACTCGTGCCCCTCGATGGTCATCGGCGAGGCGGCCGAATAGCTGCTGCCCAGGGACCACCCGTTCTCCAACGCGGCCACCAGCGCGAAGGGCTTGAAGGTGGAGCCTGCCTGGGCGATGGCGTCGGTCGAGGTATTGACCTGGCTGGTCAGGTAGTCCTCACCCCCGTAGAGCGCGAGGATGCCCCCCGTCTTGGGGTCGATGGACACCAGCGCCCTGCGCAGGTTCGGCGAGGCGCCCTCGGGCAGGGAGTTCACCGCGTTGACGGCGGCATCCTGGTTCTTCTGGCTGACGGTGGTGACGATCTTGAAGCCGCCGGTGTCGATCTGCTCCGGCGAGAGTCCGGCCTTGCTCTGGAGCTCGGTGCGCACCATCTGGAGCAGGTAGCCCTTGCTCCCGGCGTAGAGCTGATCGGTCTTGGGCGCCTCCGTGGCCGGCATACCCGCCTGCTTGGCCTCGTTGTACTGCTCCTGGGTGATGTAGCCGTCGTCGGCCATGAACTGCAGGACTCGAGCCCAGCGCTCCTGGGCCTTCTCCGGGTTCTCGGCCGGGTCCCAGGCACTGGGGGACGGCAGGATTCCCGCCAGGAGGGCCGCCTCCGACGGGGAGAGGTCCTTGGCGGGCTTGTTGAAGAACGCCTTGGAGGCGGCCTCGATGCCGTAGGCACCCCGACCGAAGTAGACCGTGTTGAGGTAGTCGCCCAGGATGTCCTTCTTGGACTTCTCCCGGTCGATCTTGATGGCCATGATGGCCTGGCGGAACTTGCCGCTGTAAGAGCTCGTGGTATCGACGTAGTAGTTCTTCACGTACTGCTGCGTCAGGGTCGAGGCACCCTGGGTGTCACCTCCGCGCAGGTTGTTCACCAGGGCGCGGGCGATGCCCTTGGGGTCGACGCCGTTGTTGGAGTAGAAGGAGCGGTCCTCCGAGGCCACGACCGAGTTGCCCACGTACTCCGGCAGGGTGGAGTCGTCCACGGACTCACGATTGATCTCGGCGAACTTACCCATCTCCGTCGAGCCGTCGGCGTAGTACACCGTGGTGGTCTGCGCCAGGGCGAACTCGCTGGGGCTGGGGACCTTGATGGTGTTGTAGGCCCACATGAAGGCGCCGATGAGGGCCAGCGTGACCAGCAGGAAGGAGCCCAGGACGAATCGCCAGCTGGGGATCCAGCGATGAATCTTGCCCTTGCCTGCGCGAGGGTAGTTGAAGAAACGGCGCTTGCGCCCCGAGGAGACGCCCTTGGACCGCTCGGCCGAGGGCCTGCGACCCTTTCCGGGTTTCCTGGCCGGCCCCGCGGTCTTGCCCAGAACCTGTCGACCGGCACTGGCCACCTGGGTCAGCTTCTTGCCGACGGGGCGGCTGGGTCCGCCCCCGTTCGTGCCTTCTGCCACGCGCTCCTCGTTTCGGTTGACTGTCATGGAGGTGACTGGGTACCGCGACGGCGCGGGGGATAACGCTCCGGTTGCGGTCTTCGGTCCTATCATGACCGATATTGGTCGAGGACGCCGACTCGGACGAGGGCCGACATCCTGCTGCTTGCCGACGGCGATCGCTGCGGACGAGCCACATCGGGCGTCGGCTGCGGTCCAGTATGAGGGAACAGTGGGGAGTGATGGTAGCGATGCACGCCTGGGAAACAGCCATGATGCTTCTGCTGGGCGTTACCGTAACTCCACCTGATCCGCTCTGACCAGCATGCTCACGCGCCTTGCGCGCAGGCAGCCGACTGCGGCAGAACCAGAATGTGAGTTCGCGCCCAGAAGGCGACCAGATGCACCGAAAACAGCAGATATCAATCGGGACAATGGTCCTGCGGTACAAGTGAGACACTGGATGTGACACTGACAACGTGTCAGTTCCTCGTCCCTTCACCAGTACGAGGAGCACTGGCTACCGTCCGCTCTGCTCACCGGGGAGATACGCCTTGGACGCCAGCTCAGCCCTCCAGACCCTCAGCATCATCCTCCAAGTCGTCATCATCCTCACCTGCCTCCTCGTCGGGGCGAAGAAGGGCGGCATCGCCCTCGGTCTCATCGCCGGGATCGGCCTGCTGATCCTCGTCTTCGGTTTCCGTCTGGAGCCGGGCGAGGCTCCGGTCGATGTCATCCTCACCATCCTGGCCGTCATCGGCTGCGCGGCCACCCTCCAGCAGTCGGGCGGACTGGATGTCATGATGCAGATGGCCGAGCGCGTGCTGCGTCGACATCCCGAGCAGATCACCATCCTGGGACCGTGCGTCACCTGGTTCCTCACCGTCCTGTGCGGAACCGGCCACGTGGTCTACACGATGCTCCCGATCATCGCGGACATCGCCATCAAGAAGGACATCCGGCCCGAGCGGCCCATGGCCGCCTCCTCGGTCGCCGCCCAGATGGGGATCACCGCCTCACCGGTCTCGGTCGCCACGGTCTCGATGGTCTCCATCATCGCCAAGAACACCGACCGGCACTGGTCGGTCCTCCAGATCCTGGCCGTCTCCATCCCGGCGTCGCTGTGCGGGGTGCTTCTGGCCGCCCTGTGGTCGATGCGCCGCGGCAAGGACCTGGACAAGGACGAGGAGTACCAGAAGCGCCTGGAGGACCCGGAGTTCCGCGCCACCGTCCACTCCAGCTCCGAGACCCTCATCGGCAAGGTGTTCTCGCCCGAGGCCTACCGGGCCACCTGGATCTTCCTGGGGGCCATCGCCGTCGTCGTCGTCCTGGGCGCCTTCGACGTGCTGCGCCCCGAGTTCCCCACGGGCGACGGCGGGAAGATGGAGCACCTGAGCATGAACCTCGTCATCCAGATGGTCATGCTCGCCGCCGGGGCATTCATCCTGCTGACCTGCAAGGTGCAGGCCGGCAAGATCGCCTCCACGGCCGTGTTCAAGGCCGGGGCCACCGCCATGTTCTCCATCTTCGGCGTCGCCTGGATGACCGAGACGGTCGTCCACGCCCACCTGGAGGACCTGGAGCACAGCCTCGCCGGCGTCCTGTCGAACCACGTGTGGATGTACGCCATCGTCCTGTTCCTCATCGGCAAGCTGGTCAACTCCCAGGCGGCGGGGCTGCTCATTGTCGCCCCCATGGCCCTGTCGCTCGGGGTGAGCCCGGTCGTCGTCGTCGGGTTCATCGGCGCCTCTTACGGTTACTTCATCCTGCCCACCTATCCCTCGGACCTGGCGGCGATCGGATTCGACCCCACCGGCACCACCCGCATCGGCAAGTACGTCATCAACCACTCCTTCCTGGTCCCGGGACTCATCGGAGTCATCACCTCCTGCCTAGTGGGCACCGCGCTGTCCCAGTTGCTGCTGTCGTGAAACGGCCGCCCGGCGGACGTGAGCGACCGATGGGCAAGTGCGACGTCGAACACGTCTCTGAGGCCGTCTTCTGGGCAGAACGTAACAGGGCCGTGTCATCGGGGCTGTCTAGGCTCGTGCCATGACAACTACAGACGCGGCCACCACTTCCGCTATCGCCCTGCGTTTGGAGCTGCTGGGGATCTCCGCCCCGGCACAGGTCAAGCAGAGCGAGGCGGACCGCCTCATGTCCCCCATCCTGGCGCGTCAGCGCGAGCTCTCCCGCCGCCTGGCCCACCGTCCCTGTGCTGCCG from Actinomyces sp. Marseille-P3109 encodes:
- the rpsR gene encoding 30S ribosomal protein S18, translating into MAKPQLRKPKKKVSPVKAIKVGTIDYKDTATLRKFISDRGKIRARRVTGVSVQEQRKIAKAVKNAREMALLPYSSSAR
- a CDS encoding MATE family efflux transporter is translated as MEAVPEASSPASPGLNRQVLSLALPALGALIAEPLFVLADSSMVGHLGAVSLAGLSLASTILTTTVGLFVFLAYATTATTARLFGAGRRGEGLCAGVDGIWLALLLGLGAGALLGLTAPWLTEAMGAHGPVAQAAVAYLRASCPGLPGMFVVLAATGVLRGLLDTRTPFVVATAGAVLNVVVNAILLYGVGMGIAGSGTGTAIAQTAMALALALPIIREARAAGVSLLPHRAGLRASLGSGTPLLIRSLSLRVAILATVWAATALGEVPLAAHQVVNALWTFAAFALDALAVAAQALIGTALGQAQRAGAAATNAEAGLTADTAADSDTDTRTASATAGWSIEELLRRMLVWGAGTGVLIGMLMAAGAAWLPRAFTSDAGVIAAATPTLLVAASALPLAGVVYLLDGVLMGAGDGRYLAWAGLMTLVPYVPLALLVGSDALPASSGSTSGLVQLWIAFAWVFMAARGATTYLRARGTAWRH
- the dnaB gene encoding replicative DNA helicase — its product is MDNGMGGQAGSDGAGGGSVRTDSSAFDRLPPQDLEAEMATLGGMLLSKEAITDVIDVLRGPEFYRSAHESIFDAIVEVYNRSEPADPLIVADELSRRGELERIGGAPYLASLMATVPTAANAGYYARIVKDKALMRGLVQAGTRITQLGYSTDAGDIAELVTLAEAEVYSVAHHDGEKEDYVAVSELLGEANLEIEAAQNRDNGALTGVPTDFIELDELTGGLHPGQMIIVAARPAMGKSTLAVDFCRSASIHHGITSCYFSLEMGRMELMMRILAAESSVDMNKLRGSRQMEDRDWTDVAVAYNPVSNAPLFIDDSPNLTMPEIRSKALRMKQQHNLGLMVIDYLQLMSSGKRVESRQQEVSEFSRSLKLLAKELEIPVIAVAQLNRGPEQRTGNKPQMSDLRESGSLEQDADIIILLHRPEYYNNEERPGEADIIVAKHRNGQTRTIPVAFQGHVSRFANMARDVTPEPAYE
- a CDS encoding ABC transporter permease; this translates as MSTPPPHPPASLATPSHDEGTRLGPTAATTALVALITLRELARRRGALALATLLPLTFYLVRLEVHWTAIRLLSIGLGWATATLALFTQVSSRSVDRRLTVSGAPPAALLLGRYLAVLGLGWTIGLLYTGLVLATIGDELTRPGAVPVMLLLTATVATPLGSLAAALVPRDLEGALLLLSVMAVQVLVDPSEGWTRVLPLWSTRELASVVVESLGPDAGAYLHRGLAHGAGTALLLTAASWAVGALRLRTVSLPAPDGARPAYS
- a CDS encoding transglycosylase domain-containing protein; its protein translation is MTVNRNEERVAEGTNGGGPSRPVGKKLTQVASAGRQVLGKTAGPARKPGKGRRPSAERSKGVSSGRKRRFFNYPRAGKGKIHRWIPSWRFVLGSFLLVTLALIGAFMWAYNTIKVPSPSEFALAQTTTVYYADGSTEMGKFAEINRESVDDSTLPEYVGNSVVASEDRSFYSNNGVDPKGIARALVNNLRGGDTQGASTLTQQYVKNYYVDTTSSYSGKFRQAIMAIKIDREKSKKDILGDYLNTVYFGRGAYGIEAASKAFFNKPAKDLSPSEAALLAGILPSPSAWDPAENPEKAQERWARVLQFMADDGYITQEQYNEAKQAGMPATEAPKTDQLYAGSKGYLLQMVRTELQSKAGLSPEQIDTGGFKIVTTVSQKNQDAAVNAVNSLPEGASPNLRRALVSIDPKTGGILALYGGEDYLTSQVNTSTDAIAQAGSTFKPFALVAALENGWSLGSSYSAASPMTIEGHEFQNFKNVSLKSADLAEATERSLNTPYLQLNRDLSNQVDSQATAEVANRAGYPKNTAGLESDVERELIQNVLGSASPHTIDIASAYSTFAAQGVKRDPHMVASVKNPDGSDHYTAPTAGKREFEEDVMADTTYALQQVVSGANGSADKVAAQMDRPVAAKTGSSSDNKSAQFVGFTPQVVTAVTLYQTGDDGSEESITPWGEYEEITGSTYPADIFIDYMKVAHEGLKVEEFPEPADIPATRGGNTAKPTAEPEDESTATPTSQPEETQTPTAEPTPEATQPESTPSPGGEPTAEPSNGGNIGGGEGGSTGGPGGGPGGGEGGGDRGNDPGRPGGQGGQGGQGGQGGQGGQGGQGQGGGAQQPGAVKPQGGVG
- the rplI gene encoding 50S ribosomal protein L9 — protein: MTTKLILTHDVSHLGSAGEVVEVKDGYARNYLLPRKLATPWTKGAQRQIDQMTEARRKRSIESLEHAQTARAWLQENVVTVSATAGDNGRLFGAVTTATLADAVKAAGGPAVDRRKIQVVPPIKSTGRHSASVRLHADVVAPLEVNVVPAR
- the rpsF gene encoding 30S ribosomal protein S6, with translation MRHYEIMIILDPETDERTANATLEKLLQVVPSNGGTVDKVDIWGKRRLAYDIKKKSEGFYAVVDMTTTPEIAQELDRQLGLNETVLRTKLLRPEA
- a CDS encoding single-stranded DNA-binding protein codes for the protein MAGDTIITIVGNLTADPEMRFTPSGAAVASFTVASTPRTFDRQAGEWKDGETLFMRCSIWRDAAENVAESLTKGTRVIVQGRLVQRSFTTREGENRTVVEMQVDEIGPSLRYAKAQVTRQPRGGGQGGFGGGQAGPQGGGFGGQGQGGYNQGGPQQGGYNGGGGIGQGQSGYNAPAGGAADDPWATGGSTSFGDEPPF
- a CDS encoding ATP-binding cassette domain-containing protein, with amino-acid sequence MSRSEEAGGPTPNATADWYRGFQAELATRGLPASEVVRTVASTRAEAEAAGLPPGDLYGPAVLYAREVASALRDYQATASVPAGLATGNIDDVGAAGLTDVVDRDDPVDTVRREPASAATPISTAQSKGPVVLHLTNISARLGRRTVLSGINLTVHRGEVVAVVGANGAGKSTLLQVCAGLLCASGGSIERTPHFGYAPQLDSLAPLLTVDEHLRLFGAARGMRRGRSISTGHRLLTRLGWTARGDQTAGTLSGGTQQKLNVALAQLDAPDLLLLDEPYQGLDTLAYEDLWALISSWRASGAGVLLVTHLLRDVDLVDRVVELPAPRDSARRTPPWTPHLPQRKEPA